A portion of the Leucoraja erinacea ecotype New England chromosome 9, Leri_hhj_1, whole genome shotgun sequence genome contains these proteins:
- the LOC129700284 gene encoding transmembrane protein 179-like — protein sequence MGVVDKWPSVQCVLYLSAALLAASALLPQWQNNSDFGGRCLLFAHGMWRNENITVEEQRFIVDEWGPKSACRFPAVTGILALLLSAAQAGRLLLHLCKGRGDTFFATFLNLLVNILVVFLIFIASTLVTVGFNMWCDTITENGKMPNSCQELQDIDLELHLDNSSFYNQFSIIQFGLWAGWVTWMAISILAFLKVYDNYRREDLLDSLLHEKELLLARSRRATVEKNALI from the exons ATGGGTGTGGTGGACAAATGGCCATCCGTCCAGTGTGTGCTCTACCTGTCCGCGGCCCTACTGGCCGCCAGCGCGCTGCTGCCGCAGTGGCAGAACAACAGCGACTTCGGCGGCCGCTGCCTGCTCTTCGCCCACGGCATGTGGCGCAACGAGAACATCACGGTGGAGGAGCAGCGCTTCATAGTGGACGAGTGGGGCCCCAAGTCCGCCTGCCGCTTCCCCGCCGTCACCGGCATCCTCGCCCTCCTCCTGTCCGCCGCCCAGGCCGGCCGCCTGCTCCTCCACCTCTGCAAGGGACGCGGCGA CACTTTCTTTGCCACGTTCCTGAATTTGTTGGTCAACATCTTGGTGGTCTTCCTTATCTTCATAGCAAGCACTCTGGTCACTGTTGGCTTCAATATGTGGTGTGATACCATCACAGAAAATGGAAAGATGCCCAACAG TTGTCAAGAATTGCAGGACATTGACCTGGAACTGCATTTGGATAATTCTTCTTTCTACAACCAATTTTCAATTATCCAG TTTGGCCTGTGGGCTGGATGGGTGACCTGGATGGCGATTAGTATCCTCGCATTCCTGAAGGTGTACGACAACTATAGACGGGAGGATCTCCTCGACAGCCTGCTCCATGAGAAGGAACTGCTGCTGGCAAGATCCAGGAGAGCAACAGTTGAGAAAAATGCCTTGATTTAA